From Deltaproteobacteria bacterium, one genomic window encodes:
- a CDS encoding SAM-dependent methyltransferase: MTTLLQRLITHLRKTSKREIPIISSLPRSKLPQWSSENITDQWFKDHFEGAAPIIHEWLNAEMEMAGASLLDFGCGDGITDLAIALKYRPKNVIGVDITSTFTNLNEIAARQIGLKRLPENLSFQKIAPGQSPVHILRADAIFTWSTFEHIERPFLDMVVADLFDLLPQGGLLFLQIEPLYYSPFGSHLGRFIKQPWAHLLLDEEALKRTVLGYSGDIPANEKEYNFYVRTFDEYKAFIFGEFLKLNKLTAGEVVDLFCSHGFKEIRKESYRVALPVPDILMAKYPEEDLLTNEIRLLLKKP; this comes from the coding sequence ATGACCACTCTGTTGCAGCGCCTGATAACGCACCTAAGGAAAACTTCAAAGAGGGAGATTCCTATAATATCTTCTCTGCCCCGGTCCAAATTGCCGCAATGGAGCAGCGAAAATATCACTGATCAGTGGTTTAAGGACCATTTTGAAGGTGCGGCTCCCATTATACATGAATGGCTAAATGCAGAAATGGAAATGGCCGGCGCAAGCTTGTTGGATTTCGGCTGCGGCGATGGCATCACTGACCTGGCAATTGCGTTAAAATATCGGCCAAAAAATGTGATTGGTGTGGATATTACATCAACATTTACCAACCTGAACGAGATTGCAGCCAGGCAAATAGGTTTAAAAAGGCTGCCGGAGAACCTTTCTTTTCAGAAAATTGCTCCCGGACAAAGCCCGGTTCACATTTTGAGAGCAGATGCGATTTTTACCTGGTCAACCTTTGAACACATAGAACGTCCATTTCTCGACATGGTTGTTGCGGATCTGTTCGATCTGCTCCCGCAAGGGGGACTGCTCTTTCTGCAAATAGAGCCCCTGTATTATTCTCCTTTCGGCTCACATCTGGGACGGTTCATAAAACAGCCCTGGGCGCATCTATTACTGGATGAAGAGGCCCTGAAAAGGACCGTTCTTGGATATTCCGGCGACATCCCTGCAAATGAAAAAGAATACAATTTTTATGTGCGGACTTTCGACGAGTACAAGGCCTTTATTTTTGGGGAATTCTTAAAGCTCAACAAACTTACAGCCGGAGAAGTGGTTGACTTATTCTGCAGCCATGGCTTCAAGGAAATCCGGAAAGAGAGTTATCGGGTTGCCCTGCCGGTACCTGATATACTCATGGCAAAATATCCTGAAGAGGATCTCCTCACAAATGAAATCCGCCTCTTATTGAAAAAGCCGTAA